In Spirochaeta thermophila DSM 6578, the following proteins share a genomic window:
- the uvrC gene encoding excinuclease ABC subunit UvrC gives MDGESYKGFGDILRQVEAAPSSPGVYLMRDEEGKVIYVGKAKVLRNRLRSYISGTKDRKTTHLMRRVRSIEWIVTDTEYDALLLENTLIKKYQPKYNIDLKDGKSYPVIRLTAEDFPRVFRTRKIVHDGSRYFGPYGNAHLLDLYLDFIDRFFPLRKCRGPLRKRAHPCLYYHIGRCPAPCVDKISREDYLARVEDVARLLSGEVEDLQTSLKGRMEEAASRLAYETAARYRDALQAVEEILKNEQKVVDFAREKRDYAAYVREEPYACFVVFKMRDGKLVGRDAYVTHAFDEDDEDFSNFLVRYYDADIALPEELHLFQGTQEEILAPYLAGKFGIRLIREGEGHPILNLVVQNAREELARHLKIKGNPEAVLALQEALELPVPPVRIEGFDIAHLQGTFPYASMVQFLGGVPHKSEYRLFRVKTLQGLVDDYEALREVTARRYTRLKNERKPLPDLILIDGGKGQVNAVREVLDALGLSHIPLVGLAKQREEIFFPHASAPLLLEERSPALRLLQYVRDEAHRFATTAHARARAVKIDGSILETVEGIGKKRAVRLLTHYGSLDAIARAEAEEIKEVAGCPEHVALRVKEALLRLVEQRGDAVRSDGA, from the coding sequence ATGGATGGCGAAAGCTACAAAGGGTTTGGGGATATCCTTCGACAGGTGGAGGCGGCTCCTTCTTCTCCCGGGGTCTACCTCATGAGAGACGAGGAGGGGAAGGTCATCTACGTGGGCAAGGCGAAGGTGCTCAGGAACCGCCTGCGCTCCTACATCTCGGGGACCAAGGATCGCAAGACCACCCACCTCATGCGGCGGGTGAGGAGCATCGAGTGGATCGTCACCGATACGGAGTACGACGCCCTGCTGCTCGAGAACACGCTCATCAAGAAGTACCAACCGAAGTATAACATTGACCTCAAGGACGGGAAGAGCTATCCCGTCATACGTCTCACGGCCGAGGATTTCCCTCGGGTCTTCAGGACCAGGAAGATCGTCCACGACGGGTCACGCTATTTCGGTCCGTACGGGAACGCCCATCTCCTCGATCTCTATCTCGATTTCATCGATCGGTTCTTCCCCTTGAGGAAGTGTCGGGGGCCTCTCAGGAAGCGGGCCCATCCCTGTCTCTACTACCACATCGGACGGTGCCCTGCGCCCTGTGTGGACAAGATCTCCCGGGAGGATTACCTCGCGAGGGTGGAGGACGTGGCCCGCCTCCTCTCGGGAGAGGTGGAGGATCTCCAGACCTCCCTCAAGGGGCGCATGGAGGAAGCGGCCTCACGCCTCGCCTACGAGACCGCGGCGCGCTATCGGGACGCGCTCCAGGCCGTGGAGGAGATCCTCAAGAACGAGCAGAAGGTGGTGGATTTCGCTCGCGAGAAGAGGGACTATGCCGCCTATGTGAGGGAGGAGCCGTATGCGTGCTTCGTGGTCTTCAAGATGCGGGACGGAAAGCTGGTGGGACGGGATGCCTACGTCACCCACGCCTTCGACGAGGACGACGAGGATTTCTCGAACTTCCTCGTGCGGTACTATGACGCGGACATAGCCCTTCCGGAGGAACTCCACCTCTTCCAGGGGACACAGGAAGAGATACTCGCTCCCTACCTCGCCGGGAAGTTCGGGATCAGGCTCATAAGGGAAGGGGAGGGGCATCCCATCCTCAACCTGGTGGTACAGAACGCCCGTGAGGAGCTCGCACGACACCTCAAGATCAAGGGGAATCCCGAGGCCGTGCTCGCGCTCCAGGAAGCGCTCGAATTGCCTGTCCCTCCGGTGAGAATCGAGGGGTTCGACATCGCCCATCTCCAGGGGACCTTCCCCTATGCCTCGATGGTGCAGTTCCTGGGCGGTGTGCCGCACAAGTCCGAATACCGGCTCTTTCGCGTGAAGACCCTTCAGGGTCTCGTCGATGACTACGAGGCCCTCCGGGAGGTGACTGCCCGTCGGTACACCCGTCTCAAGAACGAACGCAAACCCCTGCCCGATCTCATCCTCATAGACGGAGGGAAGGGCCAGGTGAACGCCGTGAGGGAGGTGCTCGATGCCCTCGGCCTATCCCATATTCCGCTGGTGGGGCTCGCCAAGCAGCGGGAGGAGATCTTTTTCCCGCACGCCTCTGCCCCTCTCCTCCTGGAGGAACGCAGTCCCGCTCTCAGGCTCCTACAGTACGTGAGGGACGAGGCCCACCGGTTCGCCACGACGGCCCACGCGAGGGCACGGGCCGTGAAGATCGATGGATCCATCCTCGAGACGGTGGAAGGTATAGGGAAGAAGCGGGCTGTACGGCTCCTCACGCACTACGGTTCGCTCGATGCGATCGCCCGAGCCGAGGCGGAGGAGATAAAGGAGGTGGCGGGCTGCCCGGAGCATGTCGCCTTACGGGTGAAGGAGGCCCTTCTCAGGCTGGTCGAGCAGCGCGGGGATGCCGTACGATCCGATGGAGCGTGA
- a CDS encoding sensor histidine kinase: protein MRIPGFFFSRRTLVSLILTYLLMVVLMFLLAHRAITRIPFSTGPAGTFLLLSGLAFFLAVLVVLGAYVVKALQEVRARKPGIFLKLRLILLFSFLTLVASVPQGLLAINVIREVIGGWFQMGVTEALQSGVNFAVSYYTERVELLGRVNNHPLYLESLQQDEPEKTWRLLRSLYQEISSFEIIQEGRRVFWAGEPSLLLSSPEEEENLTSPVTRESIEGLTVLRVRRVFERDSTVYLAVISLSMPPWYVDQSNRLTELRDRFLLLDRYQGPFLLSLTLFYGFFALPLVFLALLLGFLLSDDFLKPLIQLEHDMRRIAAGELSFRPTFTPRSEIAFLIRAFATMLTELERNREKLLQAEKIATWQDIAQQLAHEIKNPLTPIRLAAERIRRKAEGVEDEALQRVLDQSTQIILHEVNRLTRLLEEFRDFSRLREPTLTPCNLRSLLSHILSSYDAPETPYRFHLDTPEDIVIQADEEHLKQALGNLIQNAIDAGAGKEQTITVRLLRTSRDGRSYATIEIRDEGHGIPEDQQRLVFLPYYTTKRQGTGLGLAIVQRIVLDHNGKIWFTSEVGKGSTFYIELPVEP from the coding sequence GTGAGGATACCCGGATTCTTCTTCTCCCGTCGCACCCTCGTGAGTCTCATCCTCACCTACCTGCTCATGGTCGTCCTCATGTTCCTCCTCGCCCACAGAGCCATCACCCGCATCCCCTTCTCCACGGGGCCCGCCGGAACCTTCCTCCTCCTCTCGGGGCTGGCCTTCTTTCTCGCCGTGCTGGTCGTCCTCGGCGCCTATGTGGTGAAGGCCCTTCAGGAAGTCCGTGCCAGGAAGCCCGGGATATTCCTCAAGCTCAGGCTCATCCTCCTCTTTTCGTTCCTCACGCTCGTTGCGAGTGTGCCTCAGGGACTCCTCGCCATCAACGTGATCAGGGAGGTGATCGGAGGATGGTTCCAGATGGGGGTCACCGAGGCTCTCCAGTCGGGGGTGAACTTCGCGGTCTCGTACTACACGGAACGGGTGGAACTCCTCGGCAGGGTGAACAACCATCCTCTCTATCTCGAATCCCTCCAGCAGGACGAACCGGAGAAAACCTGGCGTCTTCTCCGTTCGCTGTATCAGGAGATCTCCTCCTTTGAAATCATACAGGAGGGGAGAAGAGTCTTCTGGGCAGGAGAGCCCTCCCTCCTCCTTTCCAGTCCGGAAGAGGAGGAGAACCTCACCAGCCCTGTGACGAGAGAATCGATCGAAGGTCTCACCGTCCTCCGCGTACGTCGGGTCTTCGAGAGAGACTCCACCGTCTACCTCGCCGTCATCAGCCTCTCGATGCCTCCCTGGTACGTGGATCAATCGAACCGCCTCACCGAGCTCCGCGACCGCTTCCTCCTCCTCGATCGCTACCAGGGCCCCTTCCTCCTCTCCCTCACCCTCTTCTACGGATTCTTCGCCCTTCCCCTCGTCTTTCTCGCCCTCCTCCTCGGGTTCCTCCTCAGCGACGACTTCCTCAAGCCGCTCATCCAGTTGGAACACGACATGCGTAGGATCGCAGCGGGCGAACTCTCCTTCCGCCCCACGTTCACCCCCAGGAGCGAGATCGCCTTCCTCATACGGGCGTTCGCCACCATGCTCACCGAACTCGAACGGAACAGGGAGAAGCTCCTCCAAGCCGAGAAGATCGCCACCTGGCAGGACATCGCTCAGCAACTCGCACACGAGATCAAGAACCCCCTCACGCCCATACGCCTCGCCGCCGAACGCATCAGACGCAAGGCCGAGGGGGTGGAGGACGAGGCCCTCCAGCGTGTCCTCGATCAGAGCACCCAGATCATCCTCCACGAGGTGAACCGTCTCACGAGACTTCTCGAGGAGTTCCGGGACTTCTCCCGTCTCCGCGAACCGACCCTGACACCTTGCAACCTGCGGTCACTCCTCTCCCACATCCTCTCCTCCTACGATGCGCCGGAGACTCCCTACCGGTTTCATCTCGACACGCCCGAGGATATCGTCATCCAGGCCGACGAGGAGCACCTCAAGCAGGCACTCGGCAACCTCATCCAGAACGCCATCGATGCCGGAGCAGGGAAGGAGCAGACCATCACCGTCCGCCTCCTCCGTACCTCACGCGACGGGAGATCCTACGCCACCATCGAGATCCGAGACGAGGGCCACGGGATACCCGAGGATCAACAGAGGCTCGTCTTTCTCCCCTACTACACCACCAAACGGCAGGGCACAGGGCTGGGACTCGCCATCGTGCAGCGCATCGTACTGGATCATAATGGAAAAATCTGGTTCACTTCAGAGGTGGGGAAAGGGAGCACCTTCTATATCGAGCTTCCGGTAGAGCCATGA
- a CDS encoding sigma-54-dependent transcriptional regulator, translating into MNDAHILVIDDEENIRLALEDILTDEGYTVFTAEDGIEGLRLMDRYPVDVVLLDLWLPHRGGMEILEELRAKDPSVEIVIISGHGTIETAVRAVKQGAFDFLEKPLSLEKVLTVVRNALRLRELQNENTRLRQRLYQEDEMIGTSPAMQVIRERIAQSAASDSRILILGENGTGKELVAREIHRRSRRASGPFVEVNCAAIPDTLLESELFGHEKGAFTGALSSRRGKFELAHNGTLFLDEVADMSLSAQAKVLRVLQELQFTRIGGERVITVDVRLIAATNKDLEGEVKSGRFREDLYYRLNVIPIYVPPLRERVEDIPTLIDYFLKKFTPPGETPKRISREGLTMLKEYPWPGNIRELKNFVERLCILSDEAEISPETIKEFLGEALHARTHSTVLDEYSHLPLGEARDAFEKRLIEKKLEEHDYNISRTAASLGIYPSNLHSKIKKFGIKIPK; encoded by the coding sequence ATGAACGACGCACACATCCTTGTCATCGACGACGAAGAGAACATACGCCTCGCCTTGGAGGACATCCTCACGGACGAGGGGTATACTGTCTTCACTGCCGAAGACGGGATCGAAGGTCTCCGTCTCATGGACCGATATCCCGTGGACGTGGTACTCCTCGACCTCTGGCTCCCCCACCGCGGGGGGATGGAAATCCTGGAAGAGCTCAGGGCAAAAGACCCATCCGTGGAGATCGTCATCATCTCGGGTCACGGGACCATCGAGACTGCCGTGAGGGCGGTGAAGCAAGGGGCCTTCGATTTTCTCGAGAAACCTCTGAGTCTGGAGAAGGTCCTCACCGTGGTGCGGAACGCCCTCAGGCTGAGGGAGCTCCAGAACGAAAACACGCGGCTCAGGCAGAGGCTCTACCAGGAAGACGAGATGATCGGAACCTCGCCCGCCATGCAGGTGATCAGGGAACGGATCGCCCAGAGCGCGGCCTCGGATTCGAGGATCCTCATCCTGGGTGAGAACGGCACGGGCAAGGAGCTGGTGGCCCGAGAGATCCACCGGCGGAGCAGGAGGGCTTCGGGGCCCTTCGTGGAGGTGAACTGTGCCGCCATCCCCGACACCCTCCTCGAGAGCGAACTCTTCGGACACGAAAAAGGGGCCTTCACCGGCGCCCTCTCCTCCAGACGCGGCAAGTTCGAACTCGCGCACAACGGGACCCTGTTCTTGGACGAGGTGGCGGACATGTCCCTGAGCGCCCAGGCGAAGGTCCTTCGCGTCCTGCAGGAACTCCAATTCACCCGGATCGGAGGCGAACGGGTCATCACGGTCGACGTACGTCTCATCGCCGCCACGAACAAGGACCTCGAGGGAGAGGTCAAGTCCGGGCGATTCAGAGAGGATCTCTACTACCGGCTCAACGTCATTCCCATCTACGTGCCTCCATTGAGAGAGCGGGTGGAAGACATCCCTACCCTGATCGACTACTTCCTCAAGAAGTTCACCCCACCGGGAGAGACGCCCAAGAGGATATCCCGGGAAGGTCTCACCATGCTCAAAGAATACCCCTGGCCCGGGAACATCAGGGAGCTCAAGAACTTCGTGGAACGGCTCTGCATCCTCTCGGACGAGGCGGAGATCTCACCCGAGACGATAAAGGAGTTCCTCGGAGAAGCGCTCCATGCCCGTACCCACAGCACCGTCCTCGATGAGTACTCCCACCTCCCGCTGGGCGAAGCCAGGGATGCATTCGAGAAGCGACTCATAGAGAAGAAACTCGAGGAACACGACTACAACATCTCCAGGACCGCTGCGAGCCTGGGGATCTATCCGAGCAACCTCCATTCCAAGATCAAGAAATTCGGGATAAAGATACCGAAATGA
- the holA gene encoding DNA polymerase III subunit delta, whose product MSKKEHIFFLLGPETGLKEEYLQTLKQDLTKTHGAIEEEHLYAFEDTFSDVLPRLQNASLFGEHTLLLIHNAERLSTQDQNLLGLYAQNPSPSSTLVILSDEIRLPQRLEKLASHHTREVFWELREDQKARMIHQTLRRSGRSIEPDAVELFLQMVSPVSSALIEEASRLAFFFPEGHTITEKNIERFLFHSREENVFTLFAHLARRDLEAALECTSALLSQAEAVHQIIGGLLWQFKRLLMVMRLLKERYGREEALREAGIRGMGFKRTMETALRNYTLEETQRAIVELVSCDEQVRLHRRELHPLIFTLTLHRIVRHPRAARPA is encoded by the coding sequence ATGAGTAAAAAGGAACACATCTTCTTCCTTCTCGGACCGGAGACGGGCCTGAAAGAGGAATATCTTCAAACCTTGAAACAGGATCTCACGAAGACACACGGGGCTATCGAGGAGGAACACCTCTACGCATTCGAGGACACCTTCAGCGATGTGCTCCCTCGCCTCCAGAACGCCTCCCTCTTTGGTGAGCATACCCTGCTTCTCATCCACAACGCCGAACGTCTCTCCACCCAGGATCAGAATCTCCTGGGGCTCTATGCACAGAACCCTTCCCCCTCTTCCACCCTCGTGATCCTCTCCGACGAGATACGCCTTCCGCAACGCCTCGAGAAACTCGCCTCGCACCATACCAGAGAAGTCTTCTGGGAACTGAGGGAGGATCAGAAGGCACGCATGATCCATCAGACACTCAGGCGATCGGGCCGCTCCATAGAGCCCGACGCGGTCGAACTCTTCCTGCAAATGGTCTCCCCCGTCTCTTCGGCCCTTATCGAAGAGGCCTCCCGCCTCGCCTTCTTCTTTCCCGAAGGCCACACCATCACCGAGAAGAATATAGAGCGGTTCCTCTTCCATTCCAGAGAGGAGAACGTCTTCACCCTCTTCGCGCACCTCGCACGACGCGACCTCGAAGCAGCCTTGGAGTGCACCTCGGCCCTCCTCTCTCAGGCCGAGGCCGTACACCAGATCATAGGGGGCCTCCTCTGGCAGTTCAAGAGGCTCCTCATGGTCATGAGGCTCCTCAAGGAACGCTACGGACGTGAGGAGGCCCTCAGGGAAGCAGGGATAAGAGGAATGGGCTTCAAGAGGACCATGGAGACCGCTCTCCGCAACTACACCCTCGAGGAGACCCAACGTGCCATCGTGGAACTCGTCTCATGCGATGAACAGGTGAGGCTCCACCGCCGGGAGCTCCATCCTCTCATCTTCACGCTCACGCTCCATCGGATCGTACGGCATCCCCGCGCTGCTCGACCAGCCTGA
- a CDS encoding fibronectin type III domain-containing protein, with protein sequence MRIRSVLFLSVGLLGAAAETWGMEEILRLGSEAMPWNTLLGEAHRVELTTAEIQGQVRVTGVTLSTREAPPEDAHLFLSFENGVVEDITGHFEVRTDLTPREVFAPEGTYALAVEQGKSLRIFTRKETIFSPGKEWGPSTIQFWVKTAFFQDQGVLFNWTGLDASRGIPQQIVCRMEERHIGWSFINVFRDPDGSLHSLSLTSRSILLPDRWYFVQITYDPATGILILLIDGRIEAVTHATPSRDEETPPFQLSLGEISQEPIRMGEGFTGFLDAVAVLPRAVGPSPFFPTRHLEGSFTTVPVDLGFHGSLVTHIEVEADTPEGTAVGLRYRTAQGPHELQDSPWRPLSSRDVKTETRFIQFSVTLFSDDPIRLPHLRAIHIHYEPDIPPPPPAKLGGEPVEGGVRLFWSPVREEDVAGYRIYYGTRPGFYFGREDESHEVPIDAGNVTEYTITGLRPGRMYYFSITTYDRSVPPHESEFSYEIGVRAGGF encoded by the coding sequence ATGAGAATAAGAAGCGTACTCTTTCTGTCGGTGGGGCTTCTCGGTGCAGCCGCCGAGACGTGGGGCATGGAAGAGATCCTCCGTCTCGGATCGGAAGCGATGCCGTGGAACACCCTCCTGGGGGAAGCACACCGGGTGGAACTCACCACCGCTGAGATCCAAGGACAGGTACGCGTCACAGGAGTGACGCTCTCCACCCGTGAGGCTCCCCCGGAGGACGCCCACCTGTTTCTCTCCTTCGAAAACGGCGTGGTCGAGGACATCACCGGTCACTTCGAGGTCAGGACCGACCTCACGCCCCGGGAGGTCTTCGCACCCGAGGGAACGTACGCCCTCGCCGTGGAGCAGGGCAAGAGTCTCCGGATCTTCACCAGGAAGGAGACGATCTTCTCCCCGGGAAAGGAGTGGGGTCCCTCCACCATCCAGTTCTGGGTGAAGACCGCCTTTTTCCAGGACCAAGGGGTCCTCTTCAACTGGACGGGACTCGACGCCTCCCGGGGGATCCCCCAGCAGATCGTCTGCCGGATGGAAGAACGGCATATCGGATGGAGCTTCATCAATGTCTTCAGGGATCCCGACGGATCCCTCCACTCACTCTCGCTCACCTCCAGGTCCATACTCCTTCCCGACCGGTGGTACTTCGTTCAGATCACCTACGATCCCGCCACAGGGATCCTCATCCTCCTCATAGATGGAAGGATCGAAGCCGTCACTCACGCCACCCCTTCCCGAGACGAAGAGACCCCTCCATTCCAGCTCTCTCTCGGGGAGATCTCCCAGGAGCCGATCCGTATGGGTGAGGGCTTCACGGGTTTCCTCGACGCGGTGGCCGTCCTCCCCCGCGCCGTCGGCCCCTCGCCCTTCTTTCCCACCCGTCACCTCGAAGGCTCTTTCACCACCGTCCCTGTAGATCTCGGTTTTCATGGGTCCCTCGTCACCCACATAGAAGTGGAAGCCGACACCCCGGAAGGAACGGCCGTGGGCCTTCGCTACCGAACCGCACAGGGGCCGCACGAGCTGCAGGATAGCCCATGGAGACCACTCTCCTCCCGAGACGTGAAGACGGAGACCCGGTTCATCCAGTTCTCCGTGACACTCTTTTCCGACGATCCCATCCGACTCCCGCACCTCCGCGCCATACACATTCACTACGAGCCGGACATCCCCCCGCCGCCACCGGCAAAGCTGGGAGGAGAACCCGTGGAAGGGGGCGTGCGTCTGTTCTGGAGCCCCGTGAGGGAAGAGGACGTGGCAGGTTATCGTATCTACTACGGGACGAGACCGGGGTTCTACTTCGGCAGGGAAGACGAATCCCACGAGGTTCCCATAGACGCGGGGAATGTCACCGAGTACACTATCACCGGGCTCAGGCCGGGGAGGATGTACTACTTCTCGATCACCACCTATGACCGAAGCGTACCTCCCCATGAGAGCGAGTTCTCGTACGAGATCGGAGTGCGCGCAGGAGGATTCTAG
- the lexA gene encoding transcriptional repressor LexA: MKEQLTTRQKEVLSFIQRFRELHGYVPSYREIARHFSVNVRAIYDVLNALKEKGYIRHSPHKSRALEIVEEDPPPVVYLPLVGEVAAGKPLLAEEHIEGEVVVPESFLPRGGGRFFVLRVKGESMEGAGILKGDLAIIREQDWAVDGEIVVALLEENATLKRFFKEKHRIRLESSHPSYPPIYTTQVKILGKLVSIVRTYE; the protein is encoded by the coding sequence ATGAAGGAACAGCTGACGACTCGACAGAAGGAGGTTCTCTCCTTCATCCAGCGGTTCAGGGAGCTGCACGGCTATGTCCCCTCGTATCGGGAGATCGCACGACACTTCTCCGTGAATGTGCGTGCCATCTACGACGTCCTCAACGCCCTCAAGGAAAAAGGCTACATCCGTCACAGCCCCCATAAATCGAGGGCCCTCGAGATCGTGGAGGAAGACCCCCCTCCCGTGGTGTATCTCCCTCTCGTGGGAGAAGTGGCCGCGGGGAAACCCCTTCTCGCCGAGGAGCACATAGAGGGAGAGGTGGTGGTTCCGGAATCCTTCCTCCCACGCGGAGGAGGGCGTTTCTTCGTGCTCAGGGTGAAGGGAGAGAGCATGGAGGGGGCCGGCATCCTCAAGGGGGACCTCGCCATCATAAGGGAACAGGACTGGGCCGTGGATGGCGAGATCGTGGTGGCCCTGCTGGAGGAGAACGCCACCCTCAAGAGGTTCTTCAAGGAGAAACACAGGATACGCCTCGAATCCTCCCACCCCTCTTACCCACCCATCTATACCACCCAGGTGAAGATCCTCGGCAAGCTGGTCAGCATTGTGAGGACGTATGAGTAA